In Streptococcus salivarius, the following are encoded in one genomic region:
- a CDS encoding DNA topoisomerase, giving the protein MITYLAEKRDQGIAYYMALAADNTLSATQLDEKYKKQGYIQFKNAAYHNGELITIIWAQGHMLELKEPEDYKADWKEWRLDTLPIIPEKFEYKVMTQKEWQFKKVKDFFEKSRMIVWATDIDREGSHIAYSISLMTGILDQKGPKKMIKSLWVDELTPTKIQEGVKKLREIDYRVLQAIEAQTRAIADWLLGMNASRALSLLLEDKIGLKLDRSGKDGKIAVGRIKTVALFLIYLRELAIRDFVPTTYWELEATFEHPNGIYKGNYVPLDIPYSKGDKKGEPWEGDCPTREDWEKLIQNPKIIGDSNKGVIVEHEVELKEKRPPRLYCLDSIQEELGKLLGLTAKEVLEGPCQELYEVRKLITYPRSLSFYISRERYETLKQQAPALARLVGFSEEDLVFPERPDGFFVNDKKAANHSAVVPTTLIPTEEEVESLPDALKIVYKAVIRRTLTMFFPKYQYEQTTIITQVGAGRFRTAGQVPKNPGWQVLFQDSASLLDRVIEESEARELIKVQTNDTVTSHLVPVERHVKKPPRHTNSTWLRAMRTAGRDLDDEELIAIMKQIKGLGTAATRGAILDEIVVNKWVIVKQGKIYLSELGWLICETLKDERVLSQPETTAIWEQSLSKIAEGTNTQEKFLKNIYRYLGIENPHNNLIENLIKAVDRTDYVPFQDFIEQAVAKADGKLGNCPLCGKAVKVLGKSKVAQCEDNILSKEERETGATPVCSFNFWITVGFIKDKKKTLTKKQISDLLSDKGRTNLIKNIEGKYGPFDAYVYLSFNEEKGIYQVNLEVDKATSKK; this is encoded by the coding sequence ATGATTACATATTTAGCAGAAAAAAGAGACCAAGGAATAGCCTACTATATGGCCCTTGCTGCAGATAATACACTTTCTGCAACTCAACTAGATGAAAAATATAAAAAACAAGGTTATATTCAATTTAAAAATGCTGCTTACCACAATGGAGAATTGATCACGATTATCTGGGCTCAAGGACATATGCTAGAGTTAAAAGAACCAGAAGACTATAAAGCTGATTGGAAAGAGTGGCGTTTGGACACCTTACCTATTATTCCTGAAAAATTTGAATATAAGGTTATGACACAGAAGGAATGGCAGTTCAAGAAGGTTAAGGATTTCTTTGAGAAATCTAGGATGATTGTTTGGGCCACTGATATAGACCGTGAAGGTAGTCATATTGCCTATAGTATTAGCCTTATGACTGGTATTTTAGACCAGAAAGGTCCAAAGAAAATGATCAAGTCCCTTTGGGTTGATGAATTAACACCAACAAAGATTCAAGAAGGAGTGAAAAAACTACGTGAGATAGACTATCGTGTCTTACAAGCGATTGAAGCCCAAACGCGAGCTATTGCTGACTGGCTTCTTGGAATGAATGCTTCCCGTGCTTTAAGTCTCCTATTAGAAGATAAGATAGGATTGAAACTGGATAGGTCTGGTAAGGACGGTAAGATTGCAGTTGGTAGAATCAAAACCGTAGCTCTATTTTTGATCTATTTAAGAGAATTAGCCATCCGAGATTTTGTTCCAACAACTTATTGGGAATTAGAAGCCACCTTTGAACATCCTAATGGCATCTACAAGGGTAATTATGTTCCTCTTGATATTCCGTACTCTAAAGGTGACAAGAAGGGTGAACCTTGGGAAGGCGACTGTCCTACTAGAGAAGATTGGGAAAAGCTTATTCAGAATCCAAAAATTATTGGAGATAGTAACAAAGGTGTTATCGTTGAACATGAAGTTGAACTAAAAGAAAAACGACCACCAAGGCTTTATTGCCTTGACTCGATACAAGAAGAATTAGGGAAACTCTTAGGATTGACAGCAAAAGAAGTTCTAGAAGGCCCTTGCCAAGAATTATATGAGGTGAGAAAACTAATCACGTACCCAAGATCTTTGTCTTTTTATATTTCTAGGGAACGTTATGAGACTTTAAAGCAACAAGCACCAGCGTTAGCTCGATTAGTTGGTTTCAGTGAAGAGGATTTGGTATTCCCAGAGCGTCCAGATGGCTTTTTTGTAAATGACAAGAAAGCTGCAAACCACTCAGCAGTAGTTCCAACTACCTTAATACCCACTGAAGAAGAAGTAGAATCCCTTCCTGATGCACTGAAGATTGTCTACAAAGCAGTTATCAGAAGAACACTAACTATGTTTTTCCCGAAATACCAGTATGAACAGACGACAATCATTACTCAGGTAGGAGCTGGAAGGTTTAGAACGGCAGGACAAGTCCCTAAAAACCCTGGTTGGCAAGTTTTATTCCAAGATAGTGCGAGCCTGCTTGATAGAGTGATAGAAGAAAGTGAGGCGAGGGAGCTTATTAAAGTCCAAACCAACGATACTGTCACTTCTCACCTAGTGCCAGTGGAAAGACATGTTAAAAAACCGCCTCGCCACACGAATAGTACCTGGCTTCGAGCAATGAGAACTGCTGGCCGGGACCTAGATGATGAAGAGCTTATCGCTATCATGAAACAAATCAAAGGTTTAGGTACTGCAGCAACTAGAGGAGCAATACTGGATGAAATCGTCGTTAATAAGTGGGTGATAGTCAAGCAAGGAAAAATCTATTTATCTGAACTTGGTTGGTTGATCTGTGAGACACTTAAAGATGAACGTGTCTTATCTCAACCAGAAACAACAGCAATATGGGAGCAATCGCTCAGTAAAATTGCTGAAGGGACAAATACACAAGAAAAGTTCCTAAAAAACATCTATAGGTATCTCGGTATCGAGAATCCTCACAACAACCTCATCGAAAATCTGATTAAAGCTGTAGATAGAACTGATTATGTCCCTTTCCAAGACTTTATCGAGCAAGCAGTAGCAAAAGCTGATGGCAAGCTTGGTAACTGTCCTTTATGTGGAAAGGCCGTCAAAGTCTTAGGAAAATCAAAAGTAGCTCAGTGCGAAGATAATATCTTATCAAAAGAAGAAAGAGAAACAGGTGCAACACCTGTTTGTAGCTTTAACTTCTGGATCACTGTAGGTTTTATTAAAGACAAGAAAAAAACACTCACCAAGAAACAAATCAGTGACCTTTTATCTGATAAAGGACGAACAAACCTTATCAAGAACATCGAAGGCAAATATGGCCCATTCGATGCTTACGTTTATCTTTCTTTCAACGAAGAAAAAGGAATTTATCAAGTAAACCTTGAAGTTGATAAAGCAACATCTAAAAAATAG